Proteins encoded in a region of the Mariprofundus ferrinatatus genome:
- a CDS encoding acetyl-CoA carboxylase biotin carboxylase subunit, with protein sequence MFKRILIANRGECAIRIIRACRELDIKAVAIYSEADANALHVKKADFAVMIGPDPVKSYLNIHRIVTIAVETGCDAVHPGFGFLSENDEFARRVTEAGMTYIGPSPDAIRDMGSKTKARESMIAAGVPVIPGSEGELSSIDEALVLANDMGYPVMLKAAAGGGGRGIRRCDNDAELRENYDITKREATAAFGDDALFMEKCIVEPHHIEFQILADSHGNVVHLFERDCSIQRRNQKLIEIAPSNFLTPELRAEMGAVAVKAAKAVNYVNAGTVEFLVDKDHNFWFMEMNTRLQVEHTITETITDVDIVAQQIAIAEGKPLPFTQEELSFHGFAIEFRINAEDPKNGFLPTPGRITRYNSPGGPGIRVDGCVYAGYEIPPHYDSMCAKLTVSGPDWESTVRRSKRALAEYDIRGVRTTLPFYSAIAGSDVFMQGEFDTGFMDKHPELLNYKQKKTREDIAAAVAVAIAAHCGL encoded by the coding sequence TTGTTTAAACGCATTCTCATCGCCAATCGCGGCGAATGTGCCATCCGAATTATTCGCGCTTGTCGTGAACTCGACATCAAGGCAGTTGCCATCTATTCCGAGGCCGACGCCAACGCGCTGCATGTAAAAAAGGCCGATTTCGCGGTGATGATCGGACCTGATCCGGTCAAGAGCTATCTCAACATCCACCGTATTGTGACCATCGCTGTTGAGACCGGCTGCGATGCCGTGCACCCCGGTTTCGGATTCCTCTCCGAAAACGATGAGTTTGCACGGCGCGTGACCGAAGCTGGCATGACCTATATTGGCCCCTCCCCCGATGCCATCCGCGACATGGGCAGCAAGACCAAGGCGCGCGAGTCGATGATTGCTGCCGGCGTGCCGGTCATCCCCGGGTCCGAGGGTGAACTTTCCAGCATTGATGAAGCTCTCGTGCTTGCCAACGACATGGGGTATCCGGTGATGCTCAAGGCTGCTGCCGGTGGCGGCGGACGCGGCATCCGTCGCTGCGACAATGATGCCGAGCTGCGCGAGAACTATGATATCACCAAACGAGAAGCCACTGCCGCATTCGGCGATGATGCCCTGTTCATGGAGAAGTGCATTGTCGAGCCGCACCATATCGAATTCCAGATACTGGCCGATTCGCATGGCAACGTGGTGCACCTCTTCGAGCGTGACTGCTCAATCCAGCGCCGCAACCAGAAGCTCATCGAGATTGCCCCGAGTAATTTTCTGACGCCTGAGCTGCGAGCTGAGATGGGTGCCGTGGCCGTGAAAGCGGCAAAAGCAGTCAACTATGTCAATGCCGGTACGGTCGAATTCCTCGTCGATAAGGATCACAACTTCTGGTTTATGGAGATGAACACGCGCCTGCAGGTAGAGCACACCATTACCGAAACCATCACCGATGTGGATATCGTGGCACAGCAAATTGCCATTGCCGAAGGCAAGCCGCTGCCCTTCACACAGGAGGAGCTCTCGTTTCACGGGTTCGCCATCGAATTCCGGATCAATGCAGAAGATCCGAAGAACGGTTTTCTGCCGACACCGGGCCGCATCACCCGCTATAACTCGCCCGGCGGACCGGGTATCCGTGTCGACGGCTGCGTTTATGCCGGCTACGAGATCCCGCCCCACTACGACTCAATGTGTGCCAAGCTGACCGTTTCCGGTCCTGACTGGGAGAGCACCGTTCGCCGATCCAAGCGTGCCCTGGCCGAGTACGACATCCGCGGCGTACGCACCACTCTGCCATTCTACAGCGCGATTGCCGGATCGGATGTGTTCATGCAGGGCGAATTCGATACCGGTTTTATGGACAAGCATCCCGAGTTGCTCAACTACAAACAGAAGAAGACGCGTGAAGATATCGCGGCGGCTGTAGCAGTGGCGATTGCAGCCCACTGCGGTCTGTGA
- a CDS encoding SDR family NAD(P)-dependent oxidoreductase — protein MSEFKDRIIMVTGASDGIGQQVAAALGEAGANVIALGRNEEGLQLTMERIESLGGRCLCIPFDLHDFDNYGKLFLALKDQIPHLDGLVHCAGEIERCTPMQYVKTKDFRKMLDIHLTAPNMLTQIMLPLLKRAPSASIIFTTCEMVSEDKANWHGYGLAKRALAYAAAMWQMEHPEKPYRFNTLNPGRVRTKLFKRTYGGEHPDMVPEAATVVPAYLYLLSDDSKEMRGQTLHARDLIGSSPEQPS, from the coding sequence ATGTCAGAATTCAAAGATAGAATCATTATGGTAACCGGCGCATCCGATGGTATCGGCCAGCAGGTTGCGGCGGCATTGGGTGAAGCAGGTGCCAACGTGATTGCATTGGGACGCAACGAAGAGGGTTTGCAGTTGACAATGGAGCGCATCGAGTCACTGGGCGGGCGCTGCCTCTGCATCCCTTTCGACCTCCATGATTTCGATAATTACGGCAAACTGTTCCTCGCCCTGAAAGATCAGATTCCGCATCTCGACGGGCTGGTGCACTGCGCCGGCGAGATCGAGCGCTGCACGCCGATGCAGTATGTGAAAACGAAGGATTTCAGGAAAATGCTCGATATCCATCTCACGGCACCGAACATGCTGACCCAGATCATGCTGCCGTTACTCAAGCGCGCCCCTTCCGCATCGATCATCTTTACCACGTGCGAAATGGTTTCCGAGGATAAGGCCAACTGGCACGGCTACGGACTGGCCAAACGTGCGCTGGCCTATGCTGCAGCCATGTGGCAGATGGAACATCCCGAAAAACCTTACCGGTTCAATACGCTAAATCCGGGGCGTGTCCGCACCAAGCTGTTCAAGCGCACCTACGGCGGCGAACATCCGGATATGGTGCCGGAAGCGGCAACCGTGGTTCCCGCCTATCTCTACCTGTTGTCGGACGACTCTAAAGAGATGCGTGGACAGACCCTGCATGCCCGCGACCTGATCGGCTCATCTCCCGAGCAGCCCAGCTAG
- a CDS encoding response regulator gives MDDTEGILMLFSAILEAHGAEVTTAEDGKAFLEQIENLFPDLILLDIQMPKMDGYAILQQIKAIPALCNTPVVALTAHAMSGDMEKILEAGFTGYIAKPVDTRAFPDQVASFLSSGTPST, from the coding sequence GTGGATGATACCGAGGGCATACTGATGCTCTTCAGCGCCATCCTGGAGGCCCACGGTGCAGAAGTGACCACAGCAGAGGATGGCAAAGCATTCCTTGAGCAGATCGAGAACCTATTCCCGGATCTGATCCTGCTCGATATTCAGATGCCGAAAATGGATGGTTACGCGATCCTGCAGCAGATCAAAGCGATACCCGCGCTCTGCAACACCCCTGTTGTCGCTCTGACTGCCCACGCCATGAGTGGCGACATGGAGAAAATTCTTGAGGCGGGCTTTACGGGTTATATTGCCAAGCCTGTTGATACGCGCGCATTTCCGGATCAGGTCGCATCATTTTTGTCGTCTGGAACACCCTCCACTTGA
- the ettA gene encoding energy-dependent translational throttle protein EttA encodes MADYQYIYSMQGVGKVVAGKKEILKDIWLSFLPGAKIGVLGLNGAGKSTLLKIMAGIDTEILGEARPAPGIRIGYLSQEPELDPSKDVRGNVEEAVQPIKDALAELDAVYAAYADPDADFDAIATKQAKLEAIIEAADGHNLDRKLEIAADALRLPAWDADVTKLSGGERRRVALCRLLLSAPDMLLLDEPTNHLDAESVAWLERFLHDYSGTVVAVTHDRYFLDNVAGWILELDRGRGIPFEGNYSSWLEQKEKRLAIEEKQETARQKAMKHELEWVRQGAKGRHAKSKARLKAFDDLSSREVQERNATKQIYIPVSERLGDTVIKAEGIKKGFGDKVLVENLSFNLPRGGIVGIIGANGAGKTTLFRMLTGQEQPDSGTLTIGETVQLSYVDQSRDALDGNKTVWEEISGGADSMLLGRVEVPSRAYCGRFNFKGGDQQKKVSVLSGGERNRVHLAKMLKSGGNVLLLDEPTNDLDVETLRALEEALLDFPGCAVVISHDRWFLDRVATHMLAFEGEGHVEWFEGNFEDYEADKRRRLGDDATEPHRIKYKKLV; translated from the coding sequence ATGGCCGATTATCAGTATATCTATTCGATGCAGGGGGTCGGCAAGGTTGTTGCCGGCAAGAAAGAGATTCTCAAGGACATCTGGCTCTCCTTTCTGCCGGGTGCGAAAATCGGCGTGCTGGGCCTGAACGGTGCCGGCAAATCGACACTGCTCAAGATCATGGCCGGTATTGATACGGAGATTCTCGGTGAGGCGCGTCCTGCTCCGGGTATCCGCATCGGTTATCTTTCGCAGGAGCCGGAGCTCGACCCTTCCAAGGATGTGCGTGGCAATGTCGAGGAGGCGGTGCAGCCGATCAAGGATGCACTGGCTGAACTCGATGCGGTCTATGCAGCTTACGCCGATCCCGATGCCGATTTCGACGCCATTGCCACCAAGCAGGCCAAACTCGAAGCAATTATCGAGGCGGCCGACGGCCACAATCTCGATCGCAAGCTGGAGATCGCTGCGGATGCACTGCGTCTGCCTGCATGGGATGCCGATGTGACCAAGCTGTCCGGTGGCGAACGCCGCCGTGTGGCGCTCTGCAGGCTGCTGCTTTCAGCCCCCGACATGCTGCTGCTGGATGAGCCGACCAACCATCTCGATGCCGAGTCGGTGGCTTGGCTGGAACGCTTCCTTCATGACTATTCAGGCACCGTTGTGGCAGTAACCCATGACCGTTATTTCCTTGATAACGTAGCCGGCTGGATTCTTGAACTCGATCGCGGCCGCGGTATTCCGTTCGAGGGCAACTACTCATCATGGCTGGAGCAGAAGGAGAAGCGCCTTGCCATTGAGGAGAAGCAGGAGACTGCACGCCAGAAGGCGATGAAACATGAATTGGAGTGGGTGCGTCAGGGGGCCAAGGGGCGCCATGCCAAGTCCAAGGCGCGCTTGAAGGCATTTGATGACCTCTCAAGCCGCGAGGTGCAGGAGCGTAACGCTACCAAGCAGATCTATATCCCGGTCTCCGAGCGTCTGGGCGATACCGTGATCAAGGCTGAAGGAATCAAGAAGGGTTTCGGTGACAAGGTGCTGGTGGAGAACCTCTCCTTTAACCTGCCCAGAGGAGGTATTGTCGGCATTATCGGTGCCAACGGTGCTGGCAAAACCACGCTCTTCCGGATGCTCACCGGCCAGGAGCAGCCCGACTCGGGCACGCTGACCATCGGCGAGACGGTTCAGCTCTCCTATGTCGACCAGTCGCGTGATGCGCTCGACGGCAACAAGACCGTCTGGGAGGAGATTTCCGGCGGTGCTGATTCAATGCTGCTCGGCAGGGTCGAGGTGCCGAGCCGTGCCTACTGTGGACGCTTCAACTTCAAGGGCGGCGATCAGCAGAAGAAGGTGAGCGTGTTATCCGGCGGTGAGCGCAACCGCGTGCATCTGGCCAAGATGCTGAAGTCGGGTGGCAATGTACTGCTGCTGGATGAGCCTACCAACGACCTTGATGTTGAAACCCTGCGTGCGCTGGAAGAGGCGCTACTCGACTTCCCGGGTTGTGCTGTGGTGATCTCGCATGACCGCTGGTTTCTCGACCGTGTCGCCACGCACATGCTTGCATTTGAAGGTGAGGGGCATGTCGAGTGGTTCGAGGGCAACTTCGAGGATTACGAGGCGGACAAGCGCCGCCGTCTCGGTGACGACGCCACCGAGCCGCACCGCATCAAGTACAAGAAGCTGGTCTGA
- a CDS encoding response regulator, with product MFHVVDDNEHVRELIVELLDVAGYGGKAFSCPFEYLDYVNSDSYISPVAIITDVRMPRMNGYELIEEVREKFPNQKFVVISGYEGKDGAVRTDPCHFLSKPFNPEQLIAVADAIVRCDM from the coding sequence ATGTTTCATGTTGTAGATGATAACGAGCACGTTCGTGAGCTCATTGTTGAGTTGCTCGATGTCGCCGGATATGGCGGCAAGGCTTTCTCCTGCCCGTTTGAATATCTCGATTATGTAAACAGTGACAGCTACATCTCCCCGGTTGCGATAATCACTGATGTCCGGATGCCCAGGATGAACGGCTATGAACTGATTGAAGAAGTTCGAGAGAAATTTCCGAATCAAAAGTTCGTGGTTATTTCCGGCTATGAGGGAAAAGATGGAGCAGTTAGAACAGATCCCTGCCACTTTTTGTCCAAGCCGTTTAACCCCGAGCAACTCATAGCCGTAGCGGATGCAATCGTAAGATGTGATATGTAG
- a CDS encoding diguanylate cyclase domain-containing protein: protein MAKSEPINQHEENSRTLSRLFSIASTSVDQNQMLHLFLDELLSLSWLSLQPKAGIFLTIKRPGEKPVLKLEAQRNLDDSIIDGCAKISFGECLCGKAASTGSPVHASCINEGHEKMYADMPPHGHYSVPILSGKHVLGVLVLYLPHGTEYNQKHVDFLTRCTSVLSLTLELRDKERKLLEVNRELAFQKATLDQHAIVSIADAAGDIVYANSKFCEISGYHQEELLHRNHRILKSGEHSQAFYEKLWQTIGSGKVWHGEIKNRRKDGGYYWVNATIVPFLNEAGRPFQYVAIRTDITEQKKMQDDLSQAQKVANIGSWSLNLTNNELSWSDQIFNIFGIDQSEFEASYEGFLSTIHPDDLDMVGQRYQQSLNNDMPYDIIHRIIRKDNKEVRWVHEVCAHQRDNNGNVIRSDGTVQDITERKLAQDEIQRLAMTDQLTGIANRNQFHRRFDEILKLARREKKVVILMLLDLDRFKPVNDTFGHQVGDSLLKQAAAILAKNCRDTDVVARLGGDEFAIILVHPDSRDRASEISERIISELTKPFTIENQQINIGISIGLAAYPADADNEDRLINHADKALYKAKEAGRNTYRFYSEVL from the coding sequence ATGGCCAAGAGTGAGCCCATAAATCAACATGAAGAGAACAGCCGTACACTGAGCCGGTTATTCTCGATCGCATCTACAAGTGTTGATCAGAATCAGATGCTGCACCTTTTTCTGGATGAACTACTTTCGCTAAGCTGGCTCTCTTTGCAGCCCAAGGCAGGCATTTTTCTCACTATTAAGCGCCCCGGTGAAAAGCCGGTTCTGAAGCTGGAAGCACAACGCAATTTGGATGACTCCATCATCGACGGCTGTGCCAAAATCAGTTTTGGTGAATGTCTCTGTGGCAAGGCTGCGTCAACAGGCTCGCCAGTTCATGCTAGCTGTATTAACGAGGGCCACGAAAAAATGTATGCAGACATGCCTCCGCATGGGCACTACAGCGTACCGATTCTCTCTGGCAAGCACGTACTTGGTGTGCTGGTCCTCTACCTTCCCCACGGCACTGAGTATAATCAGAAACATGTCGACTTCCTGACACGCTGCACCTCAGTGCTTTCCCTTACTTTGGAATTAAGAGACAAGGAGCGGAAGCTTCTTGAGGTCAACAGGGAGCTAGCCTTTCAAAAGGCGACCCTAGATCAGCATGCTATCGTCAGCATTGCGGATGCCGCCGGTGACATTGTCTACGCCAATAGTAAGTTCTGCGAAATCAGTGGTTATCATCAGGAGGAACTGCTTCATCGGAATCACCGTATTCTGAAGTCTGGGGAACACTCCCAAGCATTCTACGAGAAACTTTGGCAAACTATCGGCTCAGGCAAAGTGTGGCACGGAGAGATCAAAAACAGACGAAAAGATGGGGGGTACTACTGGGTCAATGCCACAATTGTACCTTTTTTAAACGAGGCAGGCCGACCCTTCCAGTACGTTGCCATTCGAACCGATATCACAGAACAAAAGAAGATGCAGGATGACTTATCACAGGCTCAAAAAGTAGCCAATATAGGTAGCTGGAGCCTTAATCTGACAAATAATGAACTCAGCTGGTCGGATCAGATCTTTAATATTTTCGGCATTGACCAAAGTGAGTTCGAGGCCAGTTACGAAGGGTTCCTAAGCACCATCCACCCAGACGACCTTGATATGGTGGGCCAGCGATACCAGCAGTCGCTCAATAATGATATGCCGTATGACATCATTCACCGCATTATACGAAAAGATAACAAAGAAGTACGCTGGGTGCATGAGGTATGCGCGCACCAGCGCGACAACAATGGCAATGTAATCCGCTCTGATGGAACAGTGCAGGATATCACGGAACGCAAGCTTGCTCAGGATGAGATTCAACGCTTGGCAATGACCGACCAGTTAACCGGCATTGCCAATCGCAATCAATTCCACCGTCGTTTTGATGAAATTTTAAAGTTGGCTCGTCGCGAGAAGAAAGTTGTCATTCTGATGCTGCTTGACCTCGACAGGTTCAAACCTGTTAATGATACCTTTGGCCATCAGGTTGGTGACTCGCTACTGAAGCAGGCCGCTGCTATTCTGGCAAAAAATTGCCGTGATACCGATGTCGTTGCGCGTTTGGGTGGCGACGAATTTGCCATCATTCTCGTGCATCCCGACTCTCGAGATCGCGCATCTGAAATATCCGAGAGAATCATCAGCGAGCTAACCAAGCCATTCACGATAGAGAATCAACAAATCAATATCGGAATCAGTATCGGTCTGGCCGCCTATCCAGCCGATGCTGACAATGAAGATAGGCTGATCAATCACGCCGACAAAGCTCTCTACAAAGCCAAGGAAGCAGGACGAAATACTTATCGTTTCTACTCAGAAGTATTGTGA
- the oadA gene encoding sodium-extruding oxaloacetate decarboxylase subunit alpha gives MNEAKKKLAITELALRDGHQSLLATRMRLDDMLPICDKLDKIGYWSVEAWGGATFDTCLRYLKEGPWVRLRELNKALPNTRIQMLLRGQNLLGYRHYADDVVQKFVDMASANGVDVFRVFDAMNDLRNVRTAIKQVKANNRHAEGTICYTTSPVHTLEYFVDLGKGLEDMGCDTLAIKDMAGLLTPVNTRELISALKNEVSIPLHLHCHATSGVAEMVQWEAVHAGCDIIDTAISPLAGGTSHPATESMVAAFAGTEYDTGLDLVALQAVAAHFREVRKKYSRFESDATRMDTRVFINQIPGGMISNLANQLKEQGAQDKMDEVLDEIPRVRKDFGYPPLVTPTSQIVGTQAVLNVVSGKKYKVITNETKSYLKGMYGKALGIINEDVRKLAIGDEEPIDVRPADLLQNEMDALTREIGDKAKSVEDVLSYAMFPTIALQFFEERESGHFNPEPLEAPTEPAGAHSEVVTAQSLAPTEFNITIHGEQYNIKIEGSGHKSEDVRPFYVKVDNILEEVMVESLTEVVPSIEGRIDTRKASKGSRRPKARSDSDVTTPMPGRVVTVSVAVGDHVEAGDTVMTVEAMKMENQVFAPVSGTIKAIHVAEGDSVNPDECLMEIS, from the coding sequence ATGAATGAAGCAAAGAAAAAACTGGCGATTACCGAACTGGCCCTGCGTGACGGCCACCAGTCGCTGCTGGCCACTCGTATGCGGCTCGATGATATGCTGCCGATCTGCGACAAACTGGATAAAATCGGTTACTGGTCGGTCGAGGCCTGGGGCGGCGCCACTTTCGACACCTGCCTGCGTTACCTTAAGGAGGGGCCCTGGGTACGCCTGCGCGAGCTGAACAAAGCGCTGCCGAACACCCGTATCCAGATGCTGTTGCGCGGTCAGAACCTGCTTGGCTATCGCCATTATGCCGATGATGTGGTGCAGAAGTTCGTCGATATGGCTTCGGCCAACGGTGTGGATGTATTCCGCGTCTTCGATGCCATGAACGACCTGCGCAACGTACGTACGGCAATCAAACAGGTGAAGGCCAATAACCGTCACGCCGAAGGCACGATCTGCTACACGACCAGCCCCGTGCACACGCTTGAGTATTTTGTCGATCTCGGTAAAGGGCTTGAGGATATGGGGTGCGACACTTTGGCAATCAAGGATATGGCCGGCCTGCTGACCCCGGTCAACACCCGTGAGTTGATTTCAGCACTTAAAAACGAGGTCTCGATTCCGCTGCACCTTCATTGCCACGCCACATCCGGCGTTGCCGAGATGGTGCAGTGGGAAGCTGTGCATGCCGGTTGTGACATTATCGACACGGCTATCAGCCCGCTTGCAGGCGGCACCAGCCATCCGGCGACCGAATCGATGGTAGCCGCCTTCGCCGGCACCGAGTACGACACAGGGCTCGATCTGGTGGCACTGCAGGCTGTAGCTGCCCACTTCCGTGAAGTACGCAAGAAATATTCCCGCTTCGAGTCCGATGCCACCCGCATGGATACCCGTGTATTCATCAACCAGATTCCCGGCGGCATGATCTCCAATCTCGCCAACCAGCTCAAAGAGCAGGGTGCACAGGATAAGATGGATGAGGTGCTCGATGAGATTCCTCGCGTGCGCAAGGATTTTGGTTACCCGCCACTGGTCACCCCGACCAGCCAGATCGTCGGCACTCAGGCGGTACTCAATGTCGTTTCGGGCAAGAAGTACAAGGTGATTACCAATGAAACCAAGTCCTATCTCAAGGGGATGTACGGCAAGGCACTCGGCATAATCAACGAGGATGTACGAAAGCTGGCGATTGGCGATGAGGAACCGATTGATGTGCGGCCGGCCGATCTGCTGCAGAATGAGATGGACGCCCTGACCCGGGAAATCGGTGACAAAGCGAAATCGGTGGAGGATGTTCTCTCCTATGCGATGTTTCCGACCATAGCACTGCAGTTCTTCGAAGAGCGCGAAAGCGGTCATTTCAACCCGGAACCGCTTGAGGCCCCGACAGAACCGGCTGGAGCACACTCAGAGGTGGTTACAGCACAATCGCTGGCGCCTACCGAGTTCAATATCACCATCCACGGCGAGCAGTACAACATCAAGATCGAGGGCTCCGGCCACAAGAGCGAGGATGTGCGTCCGTTCTATGTGAAGGTGGATAACATCCTTGAAGAGGTGATGGTGGAATCGCTCACCGAGGTGGTGCCATCCATCGAGGGAAGGATCGACACCAGGAAGGCATCCAAAGGCTCTCGCAGGCCTAAAGCGCGGAGTGACAGCGATGTTACCACACCGATGCCGGGTCGCGTGGTGACCGTCAGCGTTGCCGTTGGCGACCATGTCGAGGCCGGTGATACCGTCATGACAGTCGAGGCGATGAAGATGGAAAATCAGGTGTTTGCACCTGTCTCCGGTACCATCAAGGCAATCCATGTCGCCGAGGGTGACAGCGTCAACCCGGACGAGTGTCTGATGGAGATCAGCTAA